In Mesorhizobium sp. 113-3-3, a genomic segment contains:
- a CDS encoding glycosyltransferase family 2 protein has protein sequence MKAVSVVIPAYNAAATIATTLASLSSEAEVIGEVLLVDDASTDNTADVARQAAAQLALPLRVLPAECRDAGAARNVALAQALHPWVYLIDADDLHLQGGLRALLRQAENQPKAGMIVGAYRRRVNGQDRQIKVPNGYQAACLANASAYVKGDIRSVAVGSVLASRQLIGDTRFPVGLAYDEDTLFWARLMSKASLAMTPQPVMVYEVSPARSDDRFAINPVRRFLEWRRELRTLTDCGIPVSALKTREGLVALKIARVHYARGDLDIAARFLAVAAAAPKRRSEAWRCLRYRLKLAVRRRLSAPRVELQGVL, from the coding sequence TTGAAAGCGGTCAGCGTCGTCATCCCTGCCTACAATGCGGCGGCCACTATCGCGACGACGCTGGCGTCGCTTAGCAGTGAGGCCGAGGTTATCGGCGAAGTCCTGCTGGTCGACGATGCGTCGACTGACAACACGGCCGATGTCGCACGGCAGGCGGCGGCGCAATTGGCTTTGCCGCTGCGTGTGCTGCCGGCCGAATGCCGCGACGCCGGCGCCGCCCGCAACGTGGCGCTGGCGCAGGCGCTCCATCCCTGGGTGTATCTGATCGACGCCGACGATCTGCATCTTCAGGGCGGATTGCGCGCGCTGCTGCGGCAAGCGGAGAACCAGCCGAAAGCTGGCATGATCGTTGGCGCCTACCGGCGGCGGGTGAATGGCCAGGATCGGCAGATCAAGGTTCCGAACGGCTATCAGGCTGCGTGCCTGGCAAATGCTTCGGCCTATGTGAAAGGCGACATACGCTCCGTCGCCGTGGGCAGCGTGCTGGCATCCCGGCAACTGATCGGCGATACGCGGTTTCCGGTGGGCCTTGCCTATGACGAGGACACGCTGTTCTGGGCACGGCTGATGAGCAAGGCTTCGCTGGCCATGACTCCGCAACCCGTGATGGTTTATGAGGTTTCGCCGGCCCGCTCCGACGACCGCTTTGCAATCAACCCGGTGCGGCGCTTCCTGGAATGGCGAAGGGAATTGCGCACGCTCACCGATTGCGGCATCCCGGTTTCGGCGCTCAAGACCAGGGAAGGGCTCGTCGCCCTCAAGATTGCCCGCGTCCATTATGCGCGCGGCGACCTCGACATCGCGGCGCGCTTCCTGGCAGTGGCCGCGGCTGCGCCAAAGCGGCGCTCAGAAGCCTGGCGCTGCCTGCGCTACAGGCTCAAGCTCGCGGTGCGACGGCGGCTGTCGGCGCCACGGGTAGAACTGCAAGGCGTCTTGTAG
- a CDS encoding DNA topoisomerase IB, whose protein sequence is MLQRSGLSLSRSADGDVVPRNGAQSAAERAALTYVSDAEPGIRRLKTSKGFSYKGPDGKVVSDAVRARIEAIVIPPAWTDVWISPDADGHIQATGRDLRGRKQYRYHPQWAEERDGAKYSSLVAFAESLAELRRTIDSDLRRHGLPFERVVAAVVWLLDNTMIRVGNAAYARDNKSFGLTTLRDRHVDIKGSSLRFAFKGKSGKEWKLKLVDRRIAGIVRGAQDLPGQKLFQYLDGDGNRRPVRSDDVNRYIRDAAGDAFSSKHFRTWGGTIHAASLFAQTELPESQTQQKRVMNSVIDKVAERLGNTRAVCRKCYIHPQVFEAWSQGRLLAEMAEANKRKRSMEGLDDEEALVLRWLKRHEG, encoded by the coding sequence ATGCTGCAGAGATCCGGATTGTCGCTCAGCCGGTCGGCTGACGGGGATGTTGTGCCGAGGAATGGGGCGCAAAGCGCGGCCGAGCGCGCCGCGCTGACCTATGTCAGCGATGCCGAGCCTGGTATCCGCCGGCTGAAGACCAGCAAAGGATTTTCCTACAAGGGACCGGACGGGAAAGTGGTCTCGGATGCCGTCCGGGCGCGCATTGAGGCGATCGTCATCCCGCCGGCCTGGACGGATGTGTGGATCTCGCCTGATGCCGACGGGCATATCCAGGCGACCGGAAGGGATTTGCGGGGGCGCAAGCAGTATCGCTATCATCCGCAATGGGCCGAAGAACGCGACGGCGCCAAATATTCCAGCCTCGTTGCCTTCGCCGAGAGCCTGGCCGAGCTGAGGCGCACGATAGACAGCGATCTGCGCCGCCACGGCCTGCCGTTCGAACGTGTCGTCGCCGCCGTCGTCTGGCTGCTCGACAACACGATGATCCGCGTCGGCAATGCCGCCTATGCGCGCGACAACAAAAGCTTCGGCCTGACGACGTTGCGCGACCGCCATGTCGATATCAAGGGATCGAGCCTGCGCTTCGCCTTCAAGGGCAAGTCCGGCAAGGAATGGAAACTGAAACTGGTTGATCGCCGCATCGCCGGCATCGTGCGGGGTGCGCAGGATCTGCCCGGCCAGAAACTGTTCCAGTATCTTGACGGGGACGGCAACAGGCGCCCGGTCCGCTCCGACGACGTCAACCGCTATATCAGGGACGCCGCCGGCGATGCGTTCAGCTCCAAGCATTTCCGCACCTGGGGCGGCACCATCCACGCCGCGTCGCTGTTTGCACAGACGGAACTGCCCGAAAGCCAGACACAGCAAAAGCGGGTGATGAACAGCGTCATCGACAAAGTGGCCGAGCGGCTGGGCAACACCCGTGCGGTCTGCCGCAAATGCTATATCCACCCGCAGGTTTTCGAGGCCTGGTCGCAGGGACGGTTGCTGGCCGAAATGGCGGAGGCCAACAAGCGCAAGCGGTCCATGGAAGGTCTCGATGACGAGGAAGCGCTCGTGTTGAGATGGCTGAAAAGGCACGAAGGGTGA
- a CDS encoding YciI family protein: MLYAILCYASEDVVSSWSKAQDDEVMANLLNVQDKYAKAGRLGPVARLLPTTAATTLRKVKGESVVIDGPFAETKEQFLGFYTLECADLDEAVEFARELSEVNPSGGSYEIRPVSVFNPTGVAV, from the coding sequence ATGCTCTACGCCATACTCTGCTATGCCTCCGAAGACGTCGTCAGCTCCTGGAGCAAGGCGCAGGACGACGAAGTCATGGCCAATCTCCTCAACGTTCAGGACAAGTACGCAAAGGCCGGCCGGCTTGGCCCGGTGGCGCGGCTTTTGCCGACGACGGCGGCGACGACGCTGAGGAAAGTGAAAGGCGAATCGGTCGTCATCGACGGGCCATTCGCCGAGACCAAGGAGCAGTTCCTCGGTTTCTACACGCTCGAATGCGCCGATCTCGACGAGGCTGTCGAATTCGCCCGTGAGCTCTCCGAGGTCAATCCGAGCGGCGGCTCCTACGAAATCCGGCCGGTCTCGGTGTTCAATCCCACCGGTGTTGCCGTATGA
- a CDS encoding RNA polymerase sigma factor: MTELAWISSAISAARPQAMGALLRYFRDLDTAEEAFQDACLRALKNWPQNGPPRDPAAWLIFVGRNSGIDAVRKRAKQAPMPEEDQISDLEDAESDIAERLDGAHYRDDILRLLFICCHPDLPATQQIAVALRIVSGLTVKQIARAFLVGESAMEQRITRAKARIAEAGVPFETPGAVERSERLAAVAAMVYLIFNEGYSTNSGEAPARAPLCEEAIRLARLLLRLFQTEPEIMGLTALLLLQHARAPARFDEDGEIVLLEDQDRGLWSRKMIDEGLALVDKALRHRKPGPYQVQAAIAALHARAEKAEDTDWVEIDLLYGLLEQMQPSPVITLNRAVAVSKVRGPEAALAMIEPLEPRLSGYFHFFGLKGGLLMQLDRGEEARVAFDRAIALANTAAEAAHIRMHIDRLMKDGAVRVPAKKAN, from the coding sequence ATGACCGAACTTGCCTGGATCAGCTCCGCGATCAGCGCCGCCCGCCCGCAGGCAATGGGCGCGCTGCTGCGCTATTTCCGCGATCTCGATACGGCGGAGGAAGCTTTCCAGGATGCTTGTCTCAGGGCGTTGAAGAACTGGCCGCAGAACGGGCCGCCGCGCGATCCGGCGGCCTGGCTGATCTTTGTCGGCCGCAACAGCGGCATCGACGCGGTGCGCAAGCGCGCCAAGCAGGCACCGATGCCGGAAGAGGACCAGATCTCCGATCTGGAGGATGCCGAGAGCGACATCGCCGAGCGGCTGGACGGCGCGCATTACCGTGACGACATATTGCGGCTCTTGTTCATCTGCTGCCATCCCGATTTGCCGGCGACGCAGCAGATCGCGGTCGCGCTGCGCATCGTCTCCGGTCTCACCGTCAAGCAGATCGCGCGTGCCTTCCTGGTCGGCGAAAGCGCCATGGAGCAGCGTATCACCCGCGCCAAGGCACGCATCGCCGAAGCCGGTGTGCCGTTCGAGACGCCGGGCGCTGTCGAGCGCTCCGAGCGTCTCGCCGCGGTGGCGGCAATGGTCTACCTGATCTTCAACGAAGGCTATTCGACCAACAGCGGCGAGGCACCCGCCCGCGCGCCGCTATGCGAGGAGGCGATCCGGCTCGCCCGGCTGCTGCTGCGGCTGTTCCAGACCGAGCCGGAGATCATGGGGCTGACGGCGCTGCTTTTGCTGCAGCATGCACGCGCGCCGGCCCGCTTCGACGAAGACGGCGAGATCGTGCTGCTCGAGGACCAGGATCGCGGCTTGTGGAGCCGCAAGATGATCGACGAGGGGCTGGCGCTGGTCGACAAGGCATTGCGCCATCGCAAGCCGGGTCCCTATCAAGTGCAGGCTGCTATCGCCGCTTTGCATGCCCGGGCAGAGAAGGCCGAGGACACCGACTGGGTGGAGATCGACCTGCTCTACGGGCTGCTCGAACAGATGCAGCCGTCGCCCGTCATCACGCTCAACCGCGCGGTGGCGGTCTCCAAGGTGCGCGGCCCGGAAGCCGCCCTTGCCATGATCGAGCCGCTGGAGCCGAGGCTTTCCGGCTATTTCCACTTCTTCGGCCTCAAGGGCGGGCTTTTGATGCAGCTCGACCGGGGCGAGGAGGCGCGTGTCGCCTTCGACCGGGCCATCGCGCTCGCCAACACGGCGGCGGAAGCGGCCCATATCCGCATGCATATCGATCGTCTGATGAAAGACGGCGCCGTGCGCGTGCCGGCGAAAAAGGCCAACTGA
- the amaB gene encoding L-piperidine-6-carboxylate dehydrogenase — MTIAKETTELLAKLGVAKDTLVGGDLIVRSPVTGEQIAALKTISPADAAKTIDAAHKAFQSWRLVPGPKRGELVRLLGEELRAHKAELGRLVSIEVGKIPSEGLGEVQEMIDICDFAVGLSRQLYGLTIATERPGHRMMETWHPLGVVGVISAFNFPVAVWSWNAALALVCGDAVVWKPSEKTPLTALACEAIFKRAVKRFGTDAPQGLAPVLIGDRAVGEILVDHPKVPLVSATGSTRMGRDVGPRLAKRFARAVLELGGNNAGIVCPTADLDMALRAIAFGAMGTAGQRCTTLRRLFVHESVYDALVPRLKKAYQSVSVGNPLETSSLVGPLIDKAAFDAMQKALKEAAAHGGKVTGGTRVENGHPDAYYVHPALVEMQSQVSPVTEETFAPILYVMKYSDFDAVLDEHNAVGAGLSSSIFTRDLQESERFLGVDGSDCGIANVNIGTSGAEIGGAFGGEKETGGGRESGSDAWKAYMRRATNTVNYSKALPLAQGVSFDID; from the coding sequence ATGACCATAGCGAAGGAAACGACCGAGCTTCTGGCGAAACTGGGTGTGGCCAAGGACACGCTTGTCGGCGGCGACCTGATCGTGCGCAGCCCGGTGACCGGTGAGCAGATCGCGGCGCTGAAGACGATTTCGCCCGCCGATGCGGCCAAGACCATCGATGCCGCGCACAAGGCATTCCAGTCCTGGCGGCTGGTGCCCGGCCCGAAGCGCGGCGAACTGGTGCGGCTGCTCGGCGAGGAATTGCGTGCGCACAAGGCCGAGCTTGGCCGGCTGGTTTCGATCGAGGTCGGCAAGATCCCGTCCGAGGGGCTCGGCGAAGTGCAGGAGATGATCGACATCTGCGATTTCGCTGTCGGTCTGTCCCGGCAATTGTACGGCTTGACCATCGCCACCGAGCGTCCTGGCCATCGCATGATGGAAACCTGGCATCCGCTGGGCGTGGTCGGCGTCATTTCCGCCTTCAACTTCCCGGTCGCGGTGTGGTCGTGGAATGCGGCTCTCGCTCTGGTCTGCGGTGACGCGGTGGTGTGGAAGCCGTCGGAAAAGACGCCGCTGACGGCGCTTGCCTGCGAGGCGATCTTCAAGCGCGCGGTCAAGCGTTTCGGCACTGATGCGCCGCAGGGACTGGCGCCGGTGCTGATCGGCGACCGCGCCGTCGGCGAGATCCTGGTCGACCATCCCAAGGTGCCGCTGGTTTCGGCCACCGGCTCGACCCGCATGGGCCGCGACGTCGGCCCGCGCCTGGCCAAGCGCTTTGCGCGTGCCGTGCTGGAGCTCGGCGGCAACAATGCCGGCATCGTCTGCCCGACCGCCGATCTCGACATGGCGCTGCGCGCCATCGCTTTCGGCGCCATGGGCACGGCCGGCCAGCGCTGCACGACGCTGCGGCGCCTGTTCGTGCATGAGAGCGTCTACGATGCCCTCGTGCCGCGCCTGAAGAAGGCCTATCAGAGCGTCTCGGTCGGCAATCCGCTGGAGACCTCTTCGCTGGTCGGGCCGCTGATCGACAAGGCGGCCTTCGACGCCATGCAGAAGGCGTTGAAGGAAGCCGCCGCCCATGGCGGCAAGGTGACCGGCGGTACGCGCGTCGAGAACGGCCACCCGGATGCCTATTATGTGCATCCGGCTCTGGTCGAGATGCAAAGCCAAGTCTCGCCGGTGACCGAAGAGACGTTCGCGCCGATCCTCTATGTGATGAAATATTCGGATTTCGACGCCGTGCTCGACGAGCACAATGCCGTGGGCGCCGGCCTGTCGTCGTCGATCTTCACCCGCGACCTGCAGGAATCCGAGCGTTTCCTTGGGGTCGACGGTTCGGATTGCGGCATCGCCAACGTCAATATCGGCACGTCGGGCGCGGAGATCGGCGGTGCCTTCGGCGGCGAAAAGGAAACCGGCGGTGGGCGCGAGAGCGGCTCCGATGCGTGGAAGGCCTATATGCGCCGCGCCACCAACACGGTGAACTATTCCAAGGCACTGCCGCTCGCTCAGGGCGTCTCCTTCGACATCGACTGA
- a CDS encoding ShlB/FhaC/HecB family hemolysin secretion/activation protein, whose product MDYRKKIAIGNNADGLPVLGGPLARGILPILLAASACLSVQTSAFAETASQITPPSFRPPPQTNTVGVSIPEGSGLQAPAGAERLKVKLGDVSVEGGLPAMAEATRKIVSGLAHRTVTAAGIFAAARALETEYGRAGYALVRVVLPAQKLNDGARLRLVIIDGYLERIDTSDLPERIRGRVEATLAPLVGQKSIKLSAIERKLLLAGDTPGARLRSTLQAGTAKGASVLVIDGKYRPLGGQVTVDNSLSPSLQRWSTGVGVDFNSLLGLGELVYVRVGGYPEGGESGLFTDAPRNRNYAAGIVVPIGYDGLTLNLEATRTRANPTAEPGTLGFGSEFERYSARLRYPWIRSRELTVSSELSFDAQNDFLNAVTPISLPIAEDRLRIVRFGTDATWFTPLGGVFTGNVVASFGIDGLGARSAADATPLLPLSRQGADADFQKLEVSASYSQPLATHLGLDLYARAQTSFGKPLLQSEQIGLTGPNGLSTFDAGAMQGDSGYVLRGEVSSPWYVPFTGGIVSLSPYVFGAVGQVHLEMPTVLETADIVGASYGLGLKVGTALAGDVTNASLTLEWGRQHRDDHLPTSDRFSLAGAIQF is encoded by the coding sequence GTGGATTATCGAAAAAAAATCGCGATTGGCAATAATGCCGACGGCCTGCCCGTCCTGGGCGGGCCGTTGGCGCGTGGAATATTGCCGATCCTGCTGGCCGCCTCGGCATGCCTGTCGGTTCAGACCAGTGCGTTCGCCGAGACCGCCAGCCAGATCACGCCGCCAAGCTTCCGGCCGCCGCCGCAAACCAACACGGTTGGCGTCTCCATCCCGGAAGGTTCGGGCCTCCAGGCGCCGGCAGGCGCCGAAAGGCTCAAGGTCAAGCTCGGGGATGTCAGCGTCGAAGGCGGCCTGCCCGCCATGGCCGAGGCGACGCGCAAGATCGTTTCGGGCCTAGCCCATCGTACGGTGACGGCAGCGGGGATCTTTGCCGCGGCCCGCGCGCTGGAGACCGAATACGGCCGCGCCGGCTATGCGCTGGTCCGGGTCGTGCTGCCGGCGCAGAAACTCAACGACGGTGCAAGGCTCAGGCTCGTCATTATCGACGGATATCTCGAACGGATCGACACCAGCGACCTGCCCGAGCGCATACGCGGGCGGGTCGAGGCAACGCTGGCGCCGCTGGTCGGGCAGAAAAGCATCAAGCTGTCGGCGATCGAGCGCAAGCTGCTTCTGGCCGGCGACACGCCGGGCGCCAGGCTGCGCTCGACCTTGCAGGCCGGCACGGCGAAGGGCGCCAGCGTGCTGGTCATCGACGGCAAGTACCGCCCGCTTGGCGGCCAGGTCACCGTGGACAACTCGCTTTCGCCGTCACTGCAGCGCTGGTCGACAGGCGTCGGCGTCGATTTCAACTCGCTGCTTGGGCTCGGCGAACTCGTCTATGTGCGCGTTGGCGGTTATCCCGAGGGCGGCGAGAGTGGCCTGTTCACGGATGCGCCGCGCAACCGCAACTATGCCGCCGGCATCGTCGTACCGATCGGCTATGACGGGCTGACGCTCAACCTGGAAGCCACCCGCACGCGCGCCAACCCGACCGCCGAGCCCGGCACGCTCGGCTTCGGCAGTGAATTCGAGCGCTATTCGGCCAGGCTTCGCTATCCCTGGATACGCAGCCGCGAGCTGACCGTCAGCAGCGAACTTTCCTTCGACGCGCAGAACGATTTTCTCAATGCGGTGACACCGATCTCGTTGCCGATCGCCGAGGACCGGCTGCGCATCGTCAGGTTCGGCACGGACGCCACCTGGTTCACACCGCTCGGCGGGGTCTTCACCGGCAATGTCGTGGCCTCGTTCGGCATTGACGGGCTCGGCGCGCGCTCGGCCGCCGACGCCACGCCGCTGCTGCCGCTGTCGCGCCAGGGGGCCGATGCCGACTTCCAGAAGCTCGAGGTATCGGCCAGCTACAGCCAGCCGCTGGCCACCCATCTCGGCCTCGATCTCTATGCCCGTGCACAGACCTCGTTCGGCAAGCCGCTGCTGCAGTCGGAGCAGATCGGGCTCACCGGCCCCAACGGCCTGTCGACATTCGACGCCGGCGCGATGCAGGGCGATTCCGGCTATGTGCTGCGCGGCGAGGTGTCCTCGCCTTGGTATGTGCCGTTCACCGGCGGCATCGTTTCGCTGTCGCCCTATGTCTTCGGCGCTGTCGGCCAGGTCCATCTCGAAATGCCGACCGTGCTGGAGACGGCCGACATCGTCGGCGCGTCCTACGGGCTCGGCCTGAAGGTCGGCACGGCGCTAGCGGGCGATGTGACCAACGCCAGCCTGACGCTGGAATGGGGCCGCCAGCACCGCGACGACCATCTGCCGACCAGCGATCGCTTTTCGCTCGCCGGCGCCATCCAGTTCTGA